A stretch of DNA from Vanacampus margaritifer isolate UIUO_Vmar chromosome 1, RoL_Vmar_1.0, whole genome shotgun sequence:
TAGTCTAAATAATCACTCTTTGAGTAGTAAAAACAACCCTCATTCattaaatcaaaacaattacACACTTGTATAGTCATAACAATACGACACTCATAGTGTCAAGACAATCACATACACGCTCTCCCTAAAATTAATACTGGAAGTCATTCCTTACATCATCCTTTTAACGGCAAAGCGTGTTTTTCCCCCACAACAGCGTGAACATTTTTGCATCTCACGCAGAGACGAGGCCATAATCGAGTACCTGAAGATCACCCAGGACCTGGAGATGTACGGCGTCAACTACTTTGAGATCAAGAACAAGAAGAGCACCGACTTGTGGTTGGGCGTGGACGCCCTGGGCCTCAACATCTACGAGAAGGATGACAGGTGGgtttgttagtgtgtgtgttgacatcctgacacacacacatacacgccaTCATTGTACCTTCGGTTGTCGACCTCGTTCTGCTGACCGCATTTGTTTGGCGAGGTCGTTGAACTCTTACGTGTGGTTCTACAACACAGCATGCAAATTTGTGATGGCCTGACCAGGCCAGACCTGCACATTCAATTTAGATCACCTGCAACAGGTTACTAGGAGGCGTTGCTGGAAGAgatgtattttgttttccaataaTACTGCCAACAGAACGCATGCATGTAGCAACTGAACAGTGGTCTGAACTCGGATCCCTGTGGGGCGCCATGGCTAACTttcacatgtacatatatattctttatgaccaataaatacaaaattagcCTTTTGTATATAATTGTgtgcatttacattttattgttgaaATAGTCACATTGtaactttataaaaaataaaaacaaaaaaataaagtgcgATACAGTTTTATGGTTACtaacttttttcatttcattcaattcaGGATGACCCCTAAGATTGGATTTCCCTGGAGTGAAATCAGGAACATTTCCTTTAATGATAAAAAGTTTATCATCAAGCCCATCGACAAGAAATCCCCTGTAAGTACTTCACTCCTGGGAAACCATCAAAGACACGGCTGCATTAATCAACGCAGGTGGGTAGGGTACATAGGCAAGTAATAAGCTAATTGGCTCCATAATTGAAATGAAGGAGCACAGCAGACAAGGTAGTGATTGGCTGGCAGGCAGGAACATTAGTGGTGCAGCTggaaaaacatcaaagacacaacTGCACTAATCACATGGACAAGAAACAGGTATGCAGGACATTAGAGATAGTTAGAAGCTGATTGGTTGAGACAAAAGGAGTGCACGAGGCAgggaattgattgattgattggctgGCAGGCAAAACCAATTCAGCTGGGGAGATCAAAGACACGGCGACACATGGACAAGACACAGGTGGGTAGGATGTGAGGGCAGCTGTTTGGCtagcatggaaaaaaaaagtgggcaaAGTAGTTCTTGGCTGTCAAGTACAAAAATGGCTCCCTAGaaacaaacatcaaagacacagaTAAGACAATGGGTAGTGAAGGCAATGAGCATGGGAGAAGTGGATAAAGTAATGAGTGGATATCAGGCAGGAATAAAAGCGGATACCCTTGGGGAACACATCAAAGACACAGCTATGCTAATCACATACAAGGCACAGGTGGGCAGGACGTTGGGCCACAGTGGTCAACATTTTTGGCTGGCAGTCAGGATCAAAAGCGGTtttgctggggaaaaaaacatcaaagacacgaGACAAAGGTGTGTATGACGTTAGGATATTGAAGGAGCTGATTGGCTAGCATCGAAAGAAGACAGGGTCAACATCATCAGAACAAAAAGCGATTCGCCTGGAAGAACATCAAAGACACAACTGCACTAATCCAatgttgataataataaaatagcaaTGTTGTCATCTTTTATTCCCCATCAAGGACTTCATCTTCTACGCGCCGCGGCTGCGCATCAACAAGCGCATCCTGCAGCTGTGCATGGGCAACCACGAACTGTACATGCGGCGCCGCAAGACGGACACCATCGAGGTGCAGCAGATGAAAGCCCAGGCCAAGGAGGAGCGGCTCCAGAAGAAGATGGAGCGCGACCAGCTGGAGAGCGAGAAGAAGCGGCGGGAGGCCATCGAGCTGGAGAAGGATCAGATGGAACGGGAGAAACGCGAGCTCCTGACCAAGCTCCTGCAGTACGAGGAGACCACCAAGAGAACAGAGAGGGGTGAGACTACGGATTGTAGTGTTTGCCGCGTTTTGATGACGGACCGCATAACCCGCTGCGGTTTTACAGAGCTCCAGCAGCAGCTGGACCGAGCCGTGCAGCTGGAGGAGGAACGGAGGAAGGTGGAGCAGGAAGCGGCCCGGCTGGAGGCCGAGAGGATGGAGGCCATCATCGCCAAGGAGGAGCTGGCCAGGCAGGCTGAGGACCAGATGAAGAGCCAGGAGCAGCTGGTGAGATCCCAGTAGATCCACATCTCTTTGTGTCACCTCGAACCAGTTTTGCCAAATGTTCCTGTGGCTGTTTCCCCAAGGCCACGGAGCTGGCCGAGTACAGCGCCAAGATCCTGCTGCTGGAGGAGGCCAAGAGggtgaaggaggaggaggcggagacGTGGCACTGCAAGGTGAGCTAACGGCCGAGCTAACGGCCGAGCTAACGGCCGAGCTAACGGCCGAGCTAACGGCCGAGCTAACGGACGAGCTAACGGACGAGCTAACGGACGAGCTAACGGCCGAGCGACGTGGCTTTCGTAAGTGAAGGCGGACTCGAGACCAAGTTCCCCGTCCGTCCCCAGGCTAAGGAGGTCGAGGAGAATCTGGTGAAGACGCAGGAGGAGCTGCGCACCGTGATGACCAGCTCGGCCCCCGTGGCCGTGGCCGTGGccgcctcctcgtcctcctcggaCAGCGAGAGCGACCACGAGCACAGCGAGGAGAACAGCACCTACAGCGCCGAGCTGCACTCGCAGGGCTTCAACGACCACCGCCGCGAGGAGGACAGGCTCACCGAGGCCGAGAAGAACGAACGCCTGCAGGCAAAGCTCAGGGTGAGCAGGGACGGGGGGAGGGGCGGCGCGGATTAAGAAAAGGATTTCATTCCTGGtttcgggttagggtttgggaATTAGATGTATTaggatttcttttctttttttatgatttggCATTTCAACCTAGTGattaagtagggtttcaagacagggttagagctttgaattagggtttcaaactagggtaaggGTCATGGACTTTGGATTCAAGacagggttagagtttcaaatgagggttttagacTAGTTTAAGGATTtcaaatttgagtttgaaatagAGTTTGGGTTTTGAATTAGTGTTTGAAGCTATGGTTACAGTTTTGAATTAGAGTTTCAAGACAGGTTTATAGTTTAAAATTAAGTTTTCAAGCCAGGTTTAGGGTTTCGAAATGTGGTTTTAAGATAGGGTTTCAGTTTTGAATGAGCTAGTTAGGGCTttgagggtttcaaatcaggtttagggttttgaattagggtttcaaggtaGGGTTGTGGCTTTGAATTGGGGTTTCAAGACGGGGTtaaggttttgcattagggctTTTAAATACGGTCGcagattagggtttaaaatctggattagggttttaaaataggtctTCAAGATACGCTTGATGGTTTCAAATTTAGAGTTctcaattagggtttcaagacaagatatactgtatgtttcaaaatagggttttaaaccagttagggtttcaagctataGTTTAAGgttttgaatttgtattttatgctCGAGTTATGGTTTTGACCAAATtaggataagggtttcaaattagatcttAAAACAAGTGTTAAGGTtttaaatggatgtttaaagactgggttagggtttcaaagttgtgttaagattttaaaattgtgctCTGAAGCTTTCaggccagggttagggtttcaaattagggtttgaacctagtaggcttttaaattagcattagaaattGGAGGCCGGTGCGTTGGACGACCTCCTCCTCACTCGCGTCTTTTTGACCTTTTGACCCGGTTTGACATGTGGCCCTCAGGCGCTGAGCTCGGAGCTGGAGGAGTCACGCGACCAGAACAAGAAGACGGCCAGCGACCTTCTGCACGCCGAGAacgtgcgcgccggccgggacAAGTACAAGACGCTCAGGCAGATCCGCATGGGCAACACCAAGCAGAGGATCGACGAATTCGAGGCCTTGTAACGCCAAACCTACCCAAGCACTCAAAACGGCCGTACTGTACAGTGCGCACACTCGGcagcgtgtgcgtgtgtcttcATGTCGTAAAACTCAATCGAAGTCTTAATTGTCggccttattttatttttattattacgcTGGCCTAAGAGCTTCATTTTTCAATCTCTCcatgttaaaataaaacttgtttcaacttgttttatttgttgtcgCTTTTGTGACCGAAGTAACAACATTAAACTCTCATTTCGacgccattttaaaataatcgactatgtcttttttttcccagatgtttcaggaaacacaaaaaacggaaccatttgcatcacaagcaaaaaaaaaatgacttagacaattattttaagactATTTAAAACCTCCgaccttgtttcaaaccctgaACCAGGTTTAAGACACTAACCTGAATTGAATAACCCTggcttccatccatccatccattttcttggccgctttttcctcacaagggtcgcgggggtgctggagcctatcccagctggcttcgggcagtaggcggggtacaccctgaactggttgccagccaatcgcagggcacacagaaacgaacaaccacactcacattcacacctagggacaatttggagtgttcaattaacctgccatgcatgtttttggaatgtgggaggaaaccggagtacccggtgaaaacccacgcaagcacggggagaacatgcaaactccccccaggaaggccgaagcccggactcgatctcacgtcctctgcactgggaggcggacgtgctaaccagtcagccaccgtgctgccctggcttgaaatttaatttttattttttatttttttatttaatttaaaaccttaactCATACTTAAGgattctttgaaaccctacccccgTCTTAAAAACTGCAGTGTCAAACTCGTTTGAaatcttaaccctaatttgaaccccaaTCCTGGCTT
This window harbors:
- the ezra gene encoding ezrin a isoform X1 — its product is MPKTVNVRVTTMDAELEFSFHPKTTGKQLFDQVARTIGLREVWYFGLQFVDGKGFLTWLNIEKKVMAQDVRKETPLQFKLRAKYYPEDVAEELIQDVTRRLFYLQVKEDILNEDIYCPPESAVLLASYAIQAKWGEYKKSVHHPGYMSSERIMSRNVLEQHSLSKEQWEDKIQVWHEEHGCMLKDEAIIEYLKITQDLEMYGVNYFEIKNKKSTDLWLGVDALGLNIYEKDDRMTPKIGFPWSEIRNISFNDKKFIIKPIDKKSPDFIFYAPRLRINKRILQLCMGNHELYMRRRKTDTIEVQQMKAQAKEERLQKKMERDQLESEKKRREAIELEKDQMEREKRELLTKLLQYEETTKRTERGETTDCSVCRVLMTDRITRCGFTELQQQLDRAVQLEEERRKVEQEAARLEAERMEAIIAKEELARQAEDQMKSQEQLATELAEYSAKILLLEEAKRVKEEEAETWHCKAKEVEENLVKTQEELRTVMTSSAPVAVAVAASSSSSDSESDHEHSEENSTYSAELHSQGFNDHRREEDRLTEAEKNERLQAKLRALSSELEESRDQNKKTASDLLHAENVRAGRDKYKTLRQIRMGNTKQRIDEFEAL
- the ezra gene encoding ezrin a isoform X2; the encoded protein is MPKTVNVRVTTMDAELEFSFHPKTTGKQLFDQVARTIGLREVWYFGLQFVDGKGFLTWLNIEKKVMAQDVRKETPLQFKLRAKYYPEDVAEELIQDVTRRLFYLQVKEDILNEDIYCPPESAVLLASYAIQAKWGEYKKSVHHPGYMSSERIMSRNVLEQHSLSKEQWEDKIQVWHEEHGCMLKDEAIIEYLKITQDLEMYGVNYFEIKNKKSTDLWLGVDALGLNIYEKDDRMTPKIGFPWSEIRNISFNDKKFIIKPIDKKSPDFIFYAPRLRINKRILQLCMGNHELYMRRRKTDTIEVQQMKAQAKEERLQKKMERDQLESEKKRREAIELEKDQMEREKRELLTKLLQYEETTKRTERELQQQLDRAVQLEEERRKVEQEAARLEAERMEAIIAKEELARQAEDQMKSQEQLATELAEYSAKILLLEEAKRVKEEEAETWHCKAKEVEENLVKTQEELRTVMTSSAPVAVAVAASSSSSDSESDHEHSEENSTYSAELHSQGFNDHRREEDRLTEAEKNERLQAKLRALSSELEESRDQNKKTASDLLHAENVRAGRDKYKTLRQIRMGNTKQRIDEFEAL